The Paenibacillus sp. FSL R7-0345 DNA segment TGGTTGGAAGAGAAGATATCGACCTTATTGATATCAATGCGCCAAGCAACGCCCACAAGGAAATTGCACTCGCAGCTGCAAAGGCAGGCAAGCATATCTTCTGCGAAAAACCTCTGGCGCTGAATCTGGCAGATTCACGCGAGATGCTGGAAGCAGCCGACGCAGCCGGTGTTAAACATATGATTGGCTTCAATTACCGGTTCTCTCCGGCAGTGCGGCTGGCCAAGCGGCTGATCGAGAGCGGACGGCTTGGACAAATCTATCATTTCCGCGCCTGGTTTCTGCAGGACTGGATTCTTGATCCGGAATTTCCGCTAGTCTGGAGACTGCAGAAGGAAGTAGCCGGATCGGGCTCACACGGCGATCTGGGTGCTCATCTGATCGATCTGGCTCATTTCCTGGTCGGTGATGTGCAGGAAGTAATCGGCATGAGCGAAACATTCGTCAAGGAGCGCCCGCTGGCCTCGGAGATGACCGGACTCAGCGCACGGGCAGGTAAGGATGCGCCAAGAGGCCCTGTTACTGTGGACGATGCGACGCTGTTCCTGGCACGGTTCGCAGGCGGGGCTATCGGCAGCTTTGAAGCAACCAGGTTTGCTGCCGGCCACCGCTCAACAAATTCTTTTGAAATTAACGGGAGCCTGGGGAGTGTAAAATTCGACTTTGAGCGGATGAATGAGCTGGAGGTGTATCTGACCTCTGACGCTGAGGATGTGCAGGGATTCCGCCGTGTGCTTGCCACTGATCCGGCACATGATTATGCCGAGGCCTGGTGGCCGCCAGGCCATACGATCGGCTTCGAGCACACGTTCATCCATGAAATGCTGGAGCTGTCCACGGCCATCGCCGAGGACCGCCAGCCGGAGCCCAATTTTAATGATGGCGTGAAATGTCAGGCTGTGCTGGAAGCAGTGGAACGTTCCATTGAAGAACGGCGCTGGGTTCAGGTATCGGAAATGTAGAAATTTAGCAACCTTTCCCGGTTTCTGTGCGTTAAGAGAAGTAGAAATCACGGAAGGGCGGCTGATTATGTTCAGATGGAAAACAGCAGGAATCTGCTTGGGCTTGTTTAGCCTTTTGCTTGCAGGCTGTGCGGAACCGGAGAATGCGGGAGATGAGAGCCGTAACGCTGCGCCAGCGGCAAGTTTTTCCCCGGAGCCGGCAAATGGAGCGGGAACATCGCCTAGACAACTGCCTGCAGCTGATCCTGAAGCGATCAAGCTCTTTCTGGCTGAAAAAGCTTTGGCTAACGGAGACATCTATCTGGAGAATAACCAGGTTCATATTAATATTGTTGGCTTGAACAGTGGAGTGGAGGAGCTTTTTGCAGGCAGCTTCTCTCCCGGCAGCTATACCTTACATGATGTGAAATTCTCTGCGGGTGAGCTTGAAGCCGCACAAAAGCTGCTGGCAGAGCGGGATCTGCACAATCAGCTTAATCTTTACGGTTCCTGGGTTGATGTCATGCAGAACAAGCTGGCCGTCTCCGTACCGGACGATTACCTGAAGAATGCAGAGGAGGCACTGAACCAGCTGATCGATCCCGGAATGATACGCTTTGAGGCACAGGAGCTGGGCGAGCCAAGCGTAACAGGAACGATTGTGGAAGTAAAGTCAGATACTGTAGACAGTATTCTGATCCTGGAACCGGGTAAAGAGCAACCGACCTACTGGTTCTCTTTCAATGACCGTTCGGAGCTATATGATGCTTCTGGGCAGAAAATAGAAGTTTCCGGATTGAAGACGGGACAGCAGGTGCATATCTGGGGGACGGGAACCGTTCTGGATTCCCTGCCCGCCCAAGCCACAGTCCGGAGAATTGAACTGATGGAGTAGCACATAAGGAAGAGTACCGTTCGCAATAGCTGAATGGTGCTCTTTTTTTTGTATGGACAAATCTGTTATTTTCGCGCTGCAGAAGGAGTAACCCCTTTATATTGCTTATAGAGCTTTGTGAAGTAATTGGGATTGTCACAGCCCACCTTGCCGGCGATTTCCGTTATGGTATCATTTGTCTCCAGCAGCAGGCGCTCAGCCTCATCTACCCTGCACAGGTTGACGTAATCGATGAAGGTGCGCCCAGTCAGCTTTTTGAAGGTTTTGCAAAAATGATAAGGGTTGAGATTTACGAATTTCGCCGCGAATTCAATGCTGATCTTCTCGTCATAGTGGCTGTCCAGATACTCCAGCAGCGGCTTGAAACGTTCACGGTTAACTGAATACCGATCACTCTGCTGCCTGCCCTCCACCTGCTGCGGGGGAAAGGAACGGGCCAGCAGCGTAAAAAACAGATGGAGCTGGTTCTTCACCACCAGCTGAAAAGCCGGCCCCTTGAGCTGAACCTCATGAATCACGGATTCCAGCAGGGGGTAGTAGTCAGCGCAGGCAGAAAGCTGGTCTGCCGGCTTAACCGGGAACTGGTACCTGTTCTCCAGATACGGTGCCACAAACTGCTCATGCTGGGAGTCCAGGTTCCTGTCTTTGAACAGCGAAGCATGGAACACGATGGAGACAAACTCTATGTCCCCGCCAGCGAGGCTGTAGCCGACATGCAGTCCGCCGGAAGGCACAATAATCACATCTCCTGCAGCTGCAGGATAGGGTTTGCTGTCCACATGAAAGATAGCGCTGCCTTTTTGCATAACGATAATTTCAAAATGCTCATGCCAGTGCAGAAACAGGATATTCTGCTCCGGCCGGGCATCCCTGCACCCGTTAAAGAATACGCGGAAGGGGTAGGTTTTTTCTTCAAGCTGAGGATACTCCTTAAGCTCTTTCGGATAGGACATGCCGGATTCAACTCCCACAAGATTCAGCTAGTTTAGCACAAGATAAGGAGAGATTTTGCTTGGAATGAGCCTTATACTTGGTTTATTCAGTTAACTATAAACCAATATTGGAGTGGTAGACAAGATGGAAGATACACTGAGAATCGGTACACTGGTCGGAGGCGGGGATGCAGTAAGAGTGATCCCGCAGATTGCGAAGCACGGCTTTGAATCCTACAGCCTGACCTTCTGGCAGACTACAGGCAAGACAGATCTGGCTGATACGGCGGCACGGGTGCGGGAGCTTGCTGAGGAGCATCAATTTGTAATTTCGGCGATCGGGGTGTTTGGTAATCCCTTAACCGGTGCTGGTGATAACGCGGACACACTGGCCAGCTGGGAACGGCTGATTGACCATGCCCGTTTATTCGGGACTGATATCGTAAACGGTTTCACCGGCCGGCTGACCGGCCTGTCCATAGATGAGTCGCTCCCCAAATTCGCTGAGGTGTTCGGCGAGCTGTCCAAAAGAGCAGCAGATCAAGGGGTCAGAATTGCTTTTGAAAACTGCTCTATGGACGGGAACTGGAAAACCGGCGACTGGAACATTGCGCACAACCCTACCGCCTGGGAAAAAATGTTCAATGCCGTTCCGGCTGACAATATCGGCCTGGAGTGGGAGCCGTGCCATCAGATGGTTCAGCTGATTGATCCTATTCCGCAGCTGCGCAAGTGGACGGATAAAATTTTCCATGTGCATGGCAAGGATGCGACAATTGCCTGGGACATCGTGAAGGAATATGGCATCCACGGACCTAAAGATTATGTGTGGCACCGCACTCCGGGCTTCGGGGACACCAACTGGACGGATATTATAAGCATACTGCGTCAGGCGGGCTATACAGGAACGATTGACATTGAAGGCTGGCATGACCCGGTTTACCGCGATCATCTTGAAATGACGGGACAGGTTCATGCATTGAACTATCTGAAAACATGCCGGGGCGGAAGTTTTGTGCCTAATCCGGTTTAAAAGGAGGCTGAAGCAATGACAGCACAATATCGTGTGGCTGTGGCCGGCTGCGGAGCCATGGCCAATGAGTGGATCAGCTATGCCCTAAAGCGGCCAGATACAGAAATTGTAGCTCTGGTCGATATCCGGATCGAGGCGGCTGAAGCAATGGCTGGCAAGCATGGTCTTGCAGCAGCTTCGTTCACAGATATTAAACAGGCTATTCAGGAGACAGGAGCCAATCTGGTTTTTGATGTGACTATTCCCTCCAGCCATTATCATATTGCTTCTGCAGCGCTTGAGCTGGGCTGTGATGTGTTCAGCGAGAAGCCGCTGGCAGAATCGCTGGAGCAGTGCACAGAGATTGTAGCCGTTGCCGGACGGACCGGCCGGTCCCATGCGGTCATGCAGAACCGCCGCTATGACCCGCGCATCCGCTCGCTCCGGCATCTGGCTGAAGCAGGGACGATCGGCCGGATTGGATTCGTGGGGGCAAGCTTTTTCCTGGCTCCGCATTTCGGCGGCTTCAGGGATGCAATGGACAGCCCGCTGCTGCTCGATATGGCGATCCATACCTTCGACCAGGCCAGGTTCATCAGCGGCGCCGATCCGGTTACGGTGTACTGCCAGGAGTTTAATCCTCCAGGCTCCTGGTATGCCGGCAATGCTGCGGCTGTCTGTATCTTTGAGATGTCGGACGGCTCCGTATTCTGCTATCAGGGCTCCTGGTGTGCTGAAGGGGCACCTACCTCCTGGGAGGCATCCTGGCGGGTGCAGGGTGAGCGGGGTGCTATCCTGTGGGACGGCACGGGTATGCCTTATGCCGAGGTGATCCGGGACAGCGGAAACGCGGAACCTTTTCTGCGGGAGTATGAGCGGATTGAAGCAGAAGAAGTTCCAATGGAAGAGACCTTCCATCACGGCTGCCTTCGTGAAATGTTCCAGTCTCTCAGTGAGCAGCGGCCTGCTGAAACAGACTGCCGGGATAACATTTATAGTATGGCCATGGTAATCGGTGCTCTGGAGAGTGCCAGAACCGGACGCAAGCTGGAAATCACCGACTTGTTGAACCGGGCAGGCGCGGAGCTGCAGCAGAAAGCCGGTATCTAGGCGGAAAGGATAATGACAAAGAGGCTGTCCCGTCCTGCAGAAGTGTGCAGGGAGACAGCCTCTTTTTTCATTTTGCCAACTAAAGCTAAAAACCTCTATACTGCGGCTCTTCCTTCTCCAGCTGGGTAACCCGGCCTTCAACCTGTTCAACGATCTGCTGAGTCTGTTCAGCGGCATTGGTAAACAGGGTCTTGGCTTCCTCATTCTGGGTCTCCATAGCAAACTGCTCAAGGCTGGCCTGGGCGCTTTTGAGCGAAGACAGGCAGGTTTTCACTTGCGAAGCAACGGTCATAACTTGTTTCCCTCCACATCTCTAGATTTACATTTGACTGTCAACTAGTATTAACAGCCTGGCCGCAGGCAATTCAGGTAATTTTAAGCAGCCTGTACGGATAAAAAACGTTGACGAAACATCAGAAGATGAATGGAAAGTGAGTAATTTACCCCTCTTTTGACAAATAATGAATAAGCACAAGCACGAACATAACTGGAATTTACGGGGGGATCAGCATGCCGGAATGGCTAGAGGTCATTGTACGAACTATATTTGCTGTTGTGGTCTTGTTCTTTTTGACCAAGCTGCTTGGCAAAAGACAGGTTTCACAGCTTTCTTTTTTTGAGTATATTACGGGAATTACCATAGGTAGTGTGGCAGCTTATATTTCGCTGGATACGGACAAGACATGGCATCTGGGGATAATTGCCCTGCTCGTGTGGGTGGCCTTTTCACTGGGGATCGAATATCTGCAGATTAAAAGCAAAAAGGCCCGTGATTTCATTGACTTTAAATCAAGCGTACTGATCAAGGACGGCAAGATTATGGAGGATACGCTGCGTAAAGAAAAGCTGACTACGGATGAGCTGCTGGAGGAGCTGCGCAAAAAGGATGTTTTTACGGTGGCCAATGTGGAGTTTGCGATTATGGAGTCGGACGGTGCCGTTAATGTTCTGCTTAAAAAGGAAAATCAGCCGCTGACCCCCAAGGATCTGGGGATGAAGGTGGCGCCTGAAAAGGAGACGCAGGCAGTCATCATGGACGGCAAAATATTGGATAAACCGCTGGATGATCTCAATTTGTCGCGCAGCTGGCTGAAGGGGGAGCTGGAAAAGCAGGGTCTTACGGTGGAGAATGTTTTTCTGGGGCAGGTGGATTCCTACGGGGAGCTGACGGTTGATCTTTATGCCGACAAGGTGCAGGTGCCGCAGCCCCAGGACAAGCCGCAGCTCTATGCCCTCCTCAAAAAATGCGAAGCGGATCTGGAGCTGTTCAGTCTATCCACCAGCAACCAGGAAGCGAAACAGTTGTACGGGGAAAGCTCGGACAAACTGCAGAAGCTGCTGCAGGAATTGAAGCCCTTTATTCAAAACTGACCTTGAGCATCCTGATAAAAAGCCTGTACTGTCTACCTTTTGGTTTTCAGACAGACAGCGTTATTGGATGTCTAGAGAACGAGTACTGAGAAAATCATCAGCCTGGGGGAGCCTTATGTGCCGCATCCGGTGATGGGACACTGATCGTCATAACAGAAGGATTAAATGGAGGACCGGCAGGATGCCGGTCTTTTTGCTGTACGCAGAGCGAGCCTGCGGTGTATATTTCCAGCGGGACTTGGCAAACTAAGTCAGATTCACCATTAACTCCGGAGGAGGCGGGAAGAAATGGCAGCAAGTGTACTGGACGCCATTAAAGAGCAGCTGCAAGGCTGCAGCGATGCTGTATACCAGTCAATTAATATTCACGGGCAGTCCTGTATGCTGATCTATATCCCGTCCATAGTCGATACGCTCAGCCTGCAGGAGTTCGTCGCCTCCCCGCTGAAGTCGGAGGCTAATGCAGAGCCGGACTGGCCGGGGTTTCTGAAACGTCTGGATCATGGATCAGCCTTTGCTATCCCCTACATCAAAGTCTATGAGGTAGACCGGGCGGTGGAGCTGGCTGTCAGCGGCAATGCGGTGCTGTACATCGAAGGACTGCCGTTTTTGTACTATTTTGAAATTGCCCATTATCAGAAAAGAGCGGTCTCCGAGTCACAGAATGAGCTGGTCGTTATTGGTCCCCAGGAGGCCTTCATTGAGGATGTGGCAACCAATTTGTCACTGC contains these protein-coding regions:
- a CDS encoding DUF1657 domain-containing protein gives rise to the protein MTVASQVKTCLSSLKSAQASLEQFAMETQNEEAKTLFTNAAEQTQQIVEQVEGRVTQLEKEEPQYRGF
- a CDS encoding DUF421 domain-containing protein gives rise to the protein MPEWLEVIVRTIFAVVVLFFLTKLLGKRQVSQLSFFEYITGITIGSVAAYISLDTDKTWHLGIIALLVWVAFSLGIEYLQIKSKKARDFIDFKSSVLIKDGKIMEDTLRKEKLTTDELLEELRKKDVFTVANVEFAIMESDGAVNVLLKKENQPLTPKDLGMKVAPEKETQAVIMDGKILDKPLDDLNLSRSWLKGELEKQGLTVENVFLGQVDSYGELTVDLYADKVQVPQPQDKPQLYALLKKCEADLELFSLSTSNQEAKQLYGESSDKLQKLLQELKPFIQN
- a CDS encoding DUF3221 domain-containing protein, with the protein product MFRWKTAGICLGLFSLLLAGCAEPENAGDESRNAAPAASFSPEPANGAGTSPRQLPAADPEAIKLFLAEKALANGDIYLENNQVHINIVGLNSGVEELFAGSFSPGSYTLHDVKFSAGELEAAQKLLAERDLHNQLNLYGSWVDVMQNKLAVSVPDDYLKNAEEALNQLIDPGMIRFEAQELGEPSVTGTIVEVKSDTVDSILILEPGKEQPTYWFSFNDRSELYDASGQKIEVSGLKTGQQVHIWGTGTVLDSLPAQATVRRIELME
- a CDS encoding Gfo/Idh/MocA family oxidoreductase, with amino-acid sequence MKQLRIGMIGYKFMGKAHSNAYRSLPMFFPQALKPEMAVICGRNEEAVSAAAGQLGWSESVTDWQELVGREDIDLIDINAPSNAHKEIALAAAKAGKHIFCEKPLALNLADSREMLEAADAAGVKHMIGFNYRFSPAVRLAKRLIESGRLGQIYHFRAWFLQDWILDPEFPLVWRLQKEVAGSGSHGDLGAHLIDLAHFLVGDVQEVIGMSETFVKERPLASEMTGLSARAGKDAPRGPVTVDDATLFLARFAGGAIGSFEATRFAAGHRSTNSFEINGSLGSVKFDFERMNELEVYLTSDAEDVQGFRRVLATDPAHDYAEAWWPPGHTIGFEHTFIHEMLELSTAIAEDRQPEPNFNDGVKCQAVLEAVERSIEERRWVQVSEM
- a CDS encoding sugar phosphate isomerase/epimerase, with the protein product MEDTLRIGTLVGGGDAVRVIPQIAKHGFESYSLTFWQTTGKTDLADTAARVRELAEEHQFVISAIGVFGNPLTGAGDNADTLASWERLIDHARLFGTDIVNGFTGRLTGLSIDESLPKFAEVFGELSKRAADQGVRIAFENCSMDGNWKTGDWNIAHNPTAWEKMFNAVPADNIGLEWEPCHQMVQLIDPIPQLRKWTDKIFHVHGKDATIAWDIVKEYGIHGPKDYVWHRTPGFGDTNWTDIISILRQAGYTGTIDIEGWHDPVYRDHLEMTGQVHALNYLKTCRGGSFVPNPV
- a CDS encoding AraC family transcriptional regulator; amino-acid sequence: MSYPKELKEYPQLEEKTYPFRVFFNGCRDARPEQNILFLHWHEHFEIIVMQKGSAIFHVDSKPYPAAAGDVIIVPSGGLHVGYSLAGGDIEFVSIVFHASLFKDRNLDSQHEQFVAPYLENRYQFPVKPADQLSACADYYPLLESVIHEVQLKGPAFQLVVKNQLHLFFTLLARSFPPQQVEGRQQSDRYSVNRERFKPLLEYLDSHYDEKISIEFAAKFVNLNPYHFCKTFKKLTGRTFIDYVNLCRVDEAERLLLETNDTITEIAGKVGCDNPNYFTKLYKQYKGVTPSAARK
- a CDS encoding Gfo/Idh/MocA family oxidoreductase, encoding MTAQYRVAVAGCGAMANEWISYALKRPDTEIVALVDIRIEAAEAMAGKHGLAAASFTDIKQAIQETGANLVFDVTIPSSHYHIASAALELGCDVFSEKPLAESLEQCTEIVAVAGRTGRSHAVMQNRRYDPRIRSLRHLAEAGTIGRIGFVGASFFLAPHFGGFRDAMDSPLLLDMAIHTFDQARFISGADPVTVYCQEFNPPGSWYAGNAAAVCIFEMSDGSVFCYQGSWCAEGAPTSWEASWRVQGERGAILWDGTGMPYAEVIRDSGNAEPFLREYERIEAEEVPMEETFHHGCLREMFQSLSEQRPAETDCRDNIYSMAMVIGALESARTGRKLEITDLLNRAGAELQQKAGI